The following nucleotide sequence is from Candidatus Poribacteria bacterium.
AAGCCCATCGAAGACCTGCGGATTCTCCGCGCCGAGATCGAGCGGGCTCTCGCCGGGCGCGACTCGACCCCGGCTCCAGTATCCGAGTCCCCAGCCGCCGAGCCGCTGTTCGAGGGCATCGTCGGTTCCAGCCCGCCGATGCGCCAACTCCTGCGCGAGATGAGCAAGCTTCTGCCCATCCTGCGCGGTCCTGCGACGGTGCTGGTCACCGGCGAGAGCGGCACAGGTAAGGAGTTGGTCGCCCAAGCACTCCACACCAGCGGACCCCGCCGCGATGCCGCGTTCGTCCCGGTCCATTGCGCGGCGATCCCCGAGGACCTCATGGAATCCGAATTGTTCGGCGCGGAGCGAGGCGCGTACACGGGTTCCACGCACACACGCACGGGTTACTTCGAGGAAGCAGAGGGCGGAACCCTCTTCCTGGACGAAATCTCGGAGGTGTCGCCGCTGACGCAGGTGAAGCTGCTGCGCGTTCTCTCGGCGCGGGAGTACAACCGAGTGGGATCGTCGCGTCCGAGACCGGCGGATGTGTGCGTCGTCGCGGCGACGAATCGGGAGCTCGAGAAGGACGTCGCCTCCGGGAGGTTCCGAGAGGACCTTTACTATCGTCTGAACGTCTTCCGCCTGAACGTCCCGCCTCTCCGCCAGCGGCGTGACGACATCCCCATGCTGGCGCGCTACCTTCTGAACCGCTTCACGCGGGAGTTCGGGTTGCCCGAGA
It contains:
- a CDS encoding sigma-54-dependent Fis family transcriptional regulator, which encodes MPRVLVVDDEAGQRIPLERSLRNAGYETESAANGAEALEAIQSRPVDLVVTDVRMPGMDGRELLRRIREIDAALPVIVITAYAELRDAVELVTHEGASYYIEKPIEDLRILRAEIERALAGRDSTPAPVSESPAAEPLFEGIVGSSPPMRQLLREMSKLLPILRGPATVLVTGESGTGKELVAQALHTSGPRRDAAFVPVHCAAIPEDLMESELFGAERGAYTGSTHTRTGYFEEAEGGTLFLDEISEVSPLTQVKLLRVLSAREYNRVGSSRPRPADVCVVAATNRELEKDVASGRFREDLYYRLNVFRLNVPPLRQRRDDIPMLARYLLNRFTREFGLPEKRLDEEAVATLRRFHWPGNVRQLDHYIQQAVVMSDTDDIRVADLPAETNEPGIQVNHLGEVLERGMSLEEVEHELITMALERVNGNQTRAAKLLGISRRKLQYRMERHKISSSAFRDATEPTEHDEADE